The following are encoded together in the Pectinophora gossypiella chromosome 14, ilPecGoss1.1, whole genome shotgun sequence genome:
- the LOC126372754 gene encoding facilitated trehalose transporter Tret1 isoform X5, translating to MGDVGVSQSVLVEPRGDSGRKLPQYIAALSATLGALAAGSMLGWSSPVMYKIFQPNSTEYDFTITESQRDWISSLINLGAAAVCFPIGLVMDSIGRKKTMLLLVLPFTLGWLLITFARNVGMLFAGRFITGIAGGAFCVTAPAYTSEIAQDAIRGTLGTYFQLMITVGILFSYVVGSYTSVFVFNILCTCIPIVFGIIFFFMPESPSFLVMKNRNDEAKEALTRLRGRSYDVDGELDNLKFKAEQNSNSQTSFLSNITKKTALKALLICYALMLFQQLSGINAVLFNTSTIFSSAGAAIPAEIATIIIGVIQVIATFISSVVVDKLGRRILLLFSALVMCLCTTALGVYFFLLEKHGADADILKTISWLPLLSLSLFIIAFSFGFGPIPWMMAGELCLIQIKAFVSSTAGTFNWLLSFTVTSTFNSLNQAIGSGQVFWLFAGIMLLGFIFIFFIVPETKGKSVDEIQLMLGGEPQPQRANDTEKK from the exons ATGGGTGACGTCGGCGTGTCCCAGTCCGTGTTGGTGGAGCCCCGCGGGGACTCCGGCCGCAAGCTGCCGCAGTACATCGCTGCTTTGTCAG CTACCCTCGGAGCGTTGGCTGCCGGTTCGATGCTCGGTTGGTCTTCACCAGTAATGTACAAGATATTCCAACCGAACAGCACTGAATACGACTTCACGATCACCGAGTCCCAACGCGACTGGATCTCATcgctcatcaaccttggtgctGCCGCTGTCTGCTTCCCTATTGGTCTGGTGATGGACTCTATAGGACGCAAGAAAACTATGTTGCTCCTCGTCCTACCCTTCACTTTAGGCTGGTTACTCATAACTTTCGCCAGAAACGTCGGTATGCTCTTCGCTGGAAGGTTCATCACTGGTATAGCCGGCGGCGCCTTCTGCGTCACAGCTCCAGCGTATACCAGTGAAATCGCCCAAGACGCCATCCGAGGAACGCTTGGAACATACTTCCAACTCATGATCACTGTTGGTATTCTATTCTCCTATGTCGTTGGATCTTACACATCTGTTTtcgtattcaatattctttgtACATGTATACCTATTGTGTTTGGAATTATATTCTTCTTCATGCCAGAAAGTCCTAGCTTCTTGGTAATGAAGAATCGTAATGACGAAGCGAAGGAAGCACTGACTCGACTTAGAGGCCGGAGTTACGATGTTGACGGTGAATTGGACAACTTGAAGTTCAAAGCGGAACAGAACAGTAATAGCCAGACCTCATTCCTTTCTAACATCACAAAGAAAACTGCCCTTAAAGCTCTGCTGATTTGCTACGCTTTGATGTTGTTCCAACAGTTGTCTGGTATCAATGCCGTCTTGTTCAATACGTCTACGATATTCAGCAGTGCGGGCGCTGCAATTCCGGCAGAAATTGCCACAATCATCATCGGTGTCATTCAAGTCATAGCTACATTCATCTCTTCCGTGGTCGTCGACAAACTCGGCAGGAGAATCCTCCTTCTTTTCTCAGCTCTGGTCATGTGTCTGTGCACAACCGCCCTTGGAGTCTACTTCTTCTTGCTGGAGAAACACGGAGCCGATGCCGACATCCTCAAGACCATTTCTTGGCTGCCACTGCTGTCTCTTTCTCTGTTCATCATTGCGTTCTCCTTCGGTTTCGGCCCGATCCCTTGGATGATGGCTGGAGAGCTCTGCCTGATTCAAATCAAGGCGTTCGTTTCTTCCACAGCTGGCACCTTCAACTGGCTTCTTAGCTTCACCGTCACGAGCACGTTCAACTCTTTGAACCAAGCCATTGGGTCAGGCCAAGTGTTCTGGTTATTCGCCGGAATCATGCTTCTAGGATTCATCTTTATCTTCTTCATTGTCCCAGAAACTAAAGGCAAGAGCGTGGATGAAATCCAACTCATGTTAGGCGGTGAACCGCAGCCTCAGAGAGCCAATGACacagaaaagaaataa
- the LOC126372749 gene encoding mucolipin-3-like, which translates to MEGLASSPEETTCSEGEEEHKRYANHQGNQSNVQGASSQQTNSFNALNQLEDKMRRKLQFFFMNPIEKWKAKRKFPYKFVVQVIKIVLVTLQLCLFAHNRYNHVNYTWDNRISFSHLFLLGWDSTREINAYPPGAGPLAVYKLDEFYNTLDYAYTGYANLSNAIGPYSYNDENNIMPDPVFCQYNYKEGIINGFNESYEFNSEIVETCINFTRNDGEGFQSQRFLSNAGLNISFASLVRAKLMFSIKTINFRAAGPITPPDCFRFDVEIIFDNEDHDGQMSLSLEAEPYKLLCKGDKTYITDNQIDQVLRSILNILVILICTASLALCSRAIYRAQLLKELTVQFFQRAYNKELSLDGRLEFLNIWYIMIIVNDILIIMGSAIKEQIERNQFTNDQWNVCSLFLGTGNLLVWFGVLRYLGFFKTYNVVILTLKKAAPKIFRFSVCALLLYAGFMFCGWLILGPYHMKFRSLATTSECLFSLINGDDMFATFSIMSKKSPMLWWFSRVYLYSFISLYIYVVLSLFISVIMDAYDTIKQYYKDGFPKSDLHQFIGETRVEEVSSGLYRTQSSTSLNAVMNSLFCCNFYRSAYSKIGGGSSNHNLL; encoded by the coding sequence ATGGAGGGCTTAGCATCGTCTCCGGAGGAGACGACCTGCTCTGAAGGGGAAGAAGAGCACAAACGGTACGCGAACCATCAAGGTAACCAGTCAAATGTTCAAGGTGCTTCCTCCCAGCAGACCAACTCTTTCAATGCGCTCAATCAACTGGAAGACAAAATGCGACGTAAACTACAGTTTTTCTTCATGAACCCCATCGAGAAGTGGAAGGCCAAGCGGAAGTTCCCGTATAAGTTCGTCGTCCAAGTCATTAAAATCGTGCTAGTCACGCTACAGCTCTGTTTGTTCGCCCACAACAGATACAACCACGTGAATTACACATGGGATAACAGAATCAGCTTTTCGCATCTTTTCCTACTTGGTTGGGATTCAACAAGGGAAATAAATGCTTACCCACCAGGAGCAGGACCCCTAGCTGTCTACAAACTGGATGAGTTCTACAATACCTTAGACTATGCATATACTGGTTACGCCAACTTATCCAATGCTATTGGGCCATATTCTTACAATGATGAAAACAATATAATGCCTGATCCAGTTTTCTGCCAGTACAACTACAAAGAAGGCATAATCAATGGTTTCAATGAAAGCTATGAATTCAACTCAGAAATTGTGGAAACTTGCATTAACTTCACGAGGAATGATGGAGAAGGATTCCAGTCTCAAAGATTTCTATCAAATGCTGGGTTGAACATTAGCTTTGCTTCCCTTGTCAGAGCAAAATTGATGTTTtcaattaaaacaattaattttagAGCGGCAGGTCCTATTACCCCTCCAGATTGCTTCAGATTTGATGTGGAAATCATATTTGATAATGAAGACCATGATGGACAAATGTCATTGTCTTTAGAGGCTGAACCTTATAAACTATTGTGTAAAGGGGACAAAACTTACATAACTGATAATCAGATAGACCAAGTTCTCCGGAGTATTTTAAACATTCTTGTCATCTTAATATGCACAGCATCATTGGCATTATGCAGCAGAGCTATATACCGGGCTCAGTTACTAAAAGAACTCACTGTACAATTTTTCCAGCGAGCATACAATAAAGAACTGAGTCTAGACGGACGTCTGGAGTTCCTCAACATTTGGTACATTATGATTATAGTTAACGACATCCTCATCATCATGGGTTCAGCAATCAAGGAACAAATTGAACGCAACCAGTTTACAAATGATCAATGGAACGTCTGTTCATTATTTTTGGGAACCGGAAACcttttggtttggtttggagTACTGAGGTATTTGGGTTTCTTCAAGACATATAATGTTGTTATATTGACATTGAAGAAAGCTGCTCCAAAGATATTCAGGTTTTCAGTGTGTGCTTTACTGCTTTACGCAGGATTTATGTTTTGCGGTTGGCTTATACTTGGACCGTATCACATGAAGTTTAGGTCCTTAGCTACAACTTCAGAATGTCTCTTCTCTCTTATTAATGGAGATGACATGTTCGCGACATTCTCCATTATGTCTAAGAAGTCACCAATGCTGTGGTGGTTCAGCcgtgtttatttatattctttcaTCAGCTTGTACATTTATGTTGTACTCAGTTTGTTTATTTCCGTAATTATGGATGCTTATGATACTATTAAGCAATATTATAAAGATGGTTTCCCGAAGAGTGATTTACACCAGTTCATTGGCGAAACTAGGGTCGAAGAAGTATCTTCTGGTTTATATAGAACGCAGAGTTCGACATCTTTGAATGCAGTAATGAATTCGTTATTCTGTTGTAACTTTTATAGAAGTGCATACTCAAAGATCGGTGGAGGCAGCTCTAACCATAACTTGTTGTAA
- the LOC126372799 gene encoding juvenile hormone acid O-methyltransferase-like translates to MSMHNPALYQKFISFQKRDAWNMLKNFGSKMKWKNNASVIDLGSGDGFVTSILKEHLPPDFKRVIGVDISKEMVEFANEKYGDERTSFTIMDIGGKVPEGLEGGFDHAFSSYAIQFIPDQEAVFKNINSVLKDSGSCLLTFLGKNMIFDTFAHMGQSAKWRTLMENDLEKISVRYYKMENAAGEVKRIMEENGFSDVHVENNDMFFEYEALEQLTSMVESGNLFHLPPDRLREFIQDFSKVIVDATKIEKVAGKPEAVRFRYKQLIAYGVKQ, encoded by the exons ATGTCGATGCACAATCCAGCATTGTACCAAAAGTTTATCTCGTTTCAAAAGCGAGATGCTTGGAATATGCTGAAAAACTTTGGAAGCAAAATGAAATGGAAGAACAACGCATCAGTTATTGATTTGGGAAGCGGAGATGGCTTCGTAACATCTATATTGAAGGAGCATTTGCCCCCAGATTTTAAGAGAGTAATCGGCGTTGATATTAGCAAAGAAATGGTGGAATTTGCCAACGAGAAATATGGTGATGAAAGAACGAGTTTTACTATAATGGACATTGGCGGAAAAGTGCCTGAAGGTTTGGAAGGAGGTTTCGATCATGCATTTTCTTCTTACGCTATTCAGTTTATTCCCGATCAAGA AGCAGTCTTTAAAAACATCAACAGTGTTTTGAAAGACAGTGGATCCTGCCTCCTAacatttttaggaaaaaatatgaTCTTTGATACTTTTGCACACATGGGACAGAGTGCAAAATGGCGGACGTTGATGGAAAACGACTTGGAAAAAATTTCAGTACGCTACTACAAAATGGAG AATGCAGCCGGTGAGGTTAAAAGAATAATGGAAGAAAATGGATTTAGCGACGTTCACGTTGAAAATAACGACATGTTCTTTGAGTACGAAGCGCTCGAGCAACTTACAA GTATGGTTGAATCAGGAAACTTATTCCACTTACCACCCGACAGACTTCGTGAATTTATACAGGACTTCAGTAAAGTTATTGTAGACGCGACAAAAATAGAGAAGGTGGCGGGCAAACCGGAGGCAGTACGGTTTAGATACAAGCAGTTGATAGCTTATGGagtgaaacaataa
- the LOC126372754 gene encoding facilitated trehalose transporter Tret1-2 homolog isoform X1, whose amino-acid sequence MSFGENILAGEREMKEKCGYDNPGFVLSEKNVWIPNARAEGRNGAMGDVGVSQSVLVEPRGDSGRKLPQYIAALSATLGALAAGSMLGWSSPVMYKIFQPNSTEYDFTITESQRDWISSLINLGAAAVCFPIGLVMDSIGRKKTMLLLVLPFTLGWLLITFARNVGMLFAGRFITGIAGGAFCVTAPAYTSEIAQDAIRGTLGTYFQLMITVGILFSYVVGSYTSVFVFNILCTCIPIVFGIIFFFMPESPSFLVMKNRNDEAKEALTRLRGRSYDVDGELDNLKFKAEQNSNSQTSFLSNITKKTALKALLICYALMLFQQLSGINAVLFNTSTIFSSAGAAIPAEIATIIIGVIQVIATFISSVVVDKLGRRILLLFSALVMCLCTTALGVYFFLLEKHGADADILKTISWLPLLSLSLFIIAFSFGFGPIPWMMAGELCLIQIKAFVSSTAGTFNWLLSFTVTSTFNSLNQAIGSGQVFWLFAGIMLLGFIFIFFIVPETKGKSVDEIQLMLGGEPQPQRANDTEKK is encoded by the exons AGAGCGGAAGGCAGGAACGGCGCGATGGGTGACGTCGGCGTGTCCCAGTCCGTGTTGGTGGAGCCCCGCGGGGACTCCGGCCGCAAGCTGCCGCAGTACATCGCTGCTTTGTCAG CTACCCTCGGAGCGTTGGCTGCCGGTTCGATGCTCGGTTGGTCTTCACCAGTAATGTACAAGATATTCCAACCGAACAGCACTGAATACGACTTCACGATCACCGAGTCCCAACGCGACTGGATCTCATcgctcatcaaccttggtgctGCCGCTGTCTGCTTCCCTATTGGTCTGGTGATGGACTCTATAGGACGCAAGAAAACTATGTTGCTCCTCGTCCTACCCTTCACTTTAGGCTGGTTACTCATAACTTTCGCCAGAAACGTCGGTATGCTCTTCGCTGGAAGGTTCATCACTGGTATAGCCGGCGGCGCCTTCTGCGTCACAGCTCCAGCGTATACCAGTGAAATCGCCCAAGACGCCATCCGAGGAACGCTTGGAACATACTTCCAACTCATGATCACTGTTGGTATTCTATTCTCCTATGTCGTTGGATCTTACACATCTGTTTtcgtattcaatattctttgtACATGTATACCTATTGTGTTTGGAATTATATTCTTCTTCATGCCAGAAAGTCCTAGCTTCTTGGTAATGAAGAATCGTAATGACGAAGCGAAGGAAGCACTGACTCGACTTAGAGGCCGGAGTTACGATGTTGACGGTGAATTGGACAACTTGAAGTTCAAAGCGGAACAGAACAGTAATAGCCAGACCTCATTCCTTTCTAACATCACAAAGAAAACTGCCCTTAAAGCTCTGCTGATTTGCTACGCTTTGATGTTGTTCCAACAGTTGTCTGGTATCAATGCCGTCTTGTTCAATACGTCTACGATATTCAGCAGTGCGGGCGCTGCAATTCCGGCAGAAATTGCCACAATCATCATCGGTGTCATTCAAGTCATAGCTACATTCATCTCTTCCGTGGTCGTCGACAAACTCGGCAGGAGAATCCTCCTTCTTTTCTCAGCTCTGGTCATGTGTCTGTGCACAACCGCCCTTGGAGTCTACTTCTTCTTGCTGGAGAAACACGGAGCCGATGCCGACATCCTCAAGACCATTTCTTGGCTGCCACTGCTGTCTCTTTCTCTGTTCATCATTGCGTTCTCCTTCGGTTTCGGCCCGATCCCTTGGATGATGGCTGGAGAGCTCTGCCTGATTCAAATCAAGGCGTTCGTTTCTTCCACAGCTGGCACCTTCAACTGGCTTCTTAGCTTCACCGTCACGAGCACGTTCAACTCTTTGAACCAAGCCATTGGGTCAGGCCAAGTGTTCTGGTTATTCGCCGGAATCATGCTTCTAGGATTCATCTTTATCTTCTTCATTGTCCCAGAAACTAAAGGCAAGAGCGTGGATGAAATCCAACTCATGTTAGGCGGTGAACCGCAGCCTCAGAGAGCCAATGACacagaaaagaaataa
- the LOC126372754 gene encoding facilitated trehalose transporter Tret1-2 homolog isoform X2: MRSSLFRRGARINSDNEETEPLLPAIPGPSVAQVERAEGRNGAMGDVGVSQSVLVEPRGDSGRKLPQYIAALSATLGALAAGSMLGWSSPVMYKIFQPNSTEYDFTITESQRDWISSLINLGAAAVCFPIGLVMDSIGRKKTMLLLVLPFTLGWLLITFARNVGMLFAGRFITGIAGGAFCVTAPAYTSEIAQDAIRGTLGTYFQLMITVGILFSYVVGSYTSVFVFNILCTCIPIVFGIIFFFMPESPSFLVMKNRNDEAKEALTRLRGRSYDVDGELDNLKFKAEQNSNSQTSFLSNITKKTALKALLICYALMLFQQLSGINAVLFNTSTIFSSAGAAIPAEIATIIIGVIQVIATFISSVVVDKLGRRILLLFSALVMCLCTTALGVYFFLLEKHGADADILKTISWLPLLSLSLFIIAFSFGFGPIPWMMAGELCLIQIKAFVSSTAGTFNWLLSFTVTSTFNSLNQAIGSGQVFWLFAGIMLLGFIFIFFIVPETKGKSVDEIQLMLGGEPQPQRANDTEKK; the protein is encoded by the exons AGAGCGGAAGGCAGGAACGGCGCGATGGGTGACGTCGGCGTGTCCCAGTCCGTGTTGGTGGAGCCCCGCGGGGACTCCGGCCGCAAGCTGCCGCAGTACATCGCTGCTTTGTCAG CTACCCTCGGAGCGTTGGCTGCCGGTTCGATGCTCGGTTGGTCTTCACCAGTAATGTACAAGATATTCCAACCGAACAGCACTGAATACGACTTCACGATCACCGAGTCCCAACGCGACTGGATCTCATcgctcatcaaccttggtgctGCCGCTGTCTGCTTCCCTATTGGTCTGGTGATGGACTCTATAGGACGCAAGAAAACTATGTTGCTCCTCGTCCTACCCTTCACTTTAGGCTGGTTACTCATAACTTTCGCCAGAAACGTCGGTATGCTCTTCGCTGGAAGGTTCATCACTGGTATAGCCGGCGGCGCCTTCTGCGTCACAGCTCCAGCGTATACCAGTGAAATCGCCCAAGACGCCATCCGAGGAACGCTTGGAACATACTTCCAACTCATGATCACTGTTGGTATTCTATTCTCCTATGTCGTTGGATCTTACACATCTGTTTtcgtattcaatattctttgtACATGTATACCTATTGTGTTTGGAATTATATTCTTCTTCATGCCAGAAAGTCCTAGCTTCTTGGTAATGAAGAATCGTAATGACGAAGCGAAGGAAGCACTGACTCGACTTAGAGGCCGGAGTTACGATGTTGACGGTGAATTGGACAACTTGAAGTTCAAAGCGGAACAGAACAGTAATAGCCAGACCTCATTCCTTTCTAACATCACAAAGAAAACTGCCCTTAAAGCTCTGCTGATTTGCTACGCTTTGATGTTGTTCCAACAGTTGTCTGGTATCAATGCCGTCTTGTTCAATACGTCTACGATATTCAGCAGTGCGGGCGCTGCAATTCCGGCAGAAATTGCCACAATCATCATCGGTGTCATTCAAGTCATAGCTACATTCATCTCTTCCGTGGTCGTCGACAAACTCGGCAGGAGAATCCTCCTTCTTTTCTCAGCTCTGGTCATGTGTCTGTGCACAACCGCCCTTGGAGTCTACTTCTTCTTGCTGGAGAAACACGGAGCCGATGCCGACATCCTCAAGACCATTTCTTGGCTGCCACTGCTGTCTCTTTCTCTGTTCATCATTGCGTTCTCCTTCGGTTTCGGCCCGATCCCTTGGATGATGGCTGGAGAGCTCTGCCTGATTCAAATCAAGGCGTTCGTTTCTTCCACAGCTGGCACCTTCAACTGGCTTCTTAGCTTCACCGTCACGAGCACGTTCAACTCTTTGAACCAAGCCATTGGGTCAGGCCAAGTGTTCTGGTTATTCGCCGGAATCATGCTTCTAGGATTCATCTTTATCTTCTTCATTGTCCCAGAAACTAAAGGCAAGAGCGTGGATGAAATCCAACTCATGTTAGGCGGTGAACCGCAGCCTCAGAGAGCCAATGACacagaaaagaaataa
- the LOC126372754 gene encoding facilitated trehalose transporter Tret1 isoform X3 has translation MVKDNVVELLSLKRLSSMHNSRRAEGRNGAMGDVGVSQSVLVEPRGDSGRKLPQYIAALSATLGALAAGSMLGWSSPVMYKIFQPNSTEYDFTITESQRDWISSLINLGAAAVCFPIGLVMDSIGRKKTMLLLVLPFTLGWLLITFARNVGMLFAGRFITGIAGGAFCVTAPAYTSEIAQDAIRGTLGTYFQLMITVGILFSYVVGSYTSVFVFNILCTCIPIVFGIIFFFMPESPSFLVMKNRNDEAKEALTRLRGRSYDVDGELDNLKFKAEQNSNSQTSFLSNITKKTALKALLICYALMLFQQLSGINAVLFNTSTIFSSAGAAIPAEIATIIIGVIQVIATFISSVVVDKLGRRILLLFSALVMCLCTTALGVYFFLLEKHGADADILKTISWLPLLSLSLFIIAFSFGFGPIPWMMAGELCLIQIKAFVSSTAGTFNWLLSFTVTSTFNSLNQAIGSGQVFWLFAGIMLLGFIFIFFIVPETKGKSVDEIQLMLGGEPQPQRANDTEKK, from the exons AGAGCGGAAGGCAGGAACGGCGCGATGGGTGACGTCGGCGTGTCCCAGTCCGTGTTGGTGGAGCCCCGCGGGGACTCCGGCCGCAAGCTGCCGCAGTACATCGCTGCTTTGTCAG CTACCCTCGGAGCGTTGGCTGCCGGTTCGATGCTCGGTTGGTCTTCACCAGTAATGTACAAGATATTCCAACCGAACAGCACTGAATACGACTTCACGATCACCGAGTCCCAACGCGACTGGATCTCATcgctcatcaaccttggtgctGCCGCTGTCTGCTTCCCTATTGGTCTGGTGATGGACTCTATAGGACGCAAGAAAACTATGTTGCTCCTCGTCCTACCCTTCACTTTAGGCTGGTTACTCATAACTTTCGCCAGAAACGTCGGTATGCTCTTCGCTGGAAGGTTCATCACTGGTATAGCCGGCGGCGCCTTCTGCGTCACAGCTCCAGCGTATACCAGTGAAATCGCCCAAGACGCCATCCGAGGAACGCTTGGAACATACTTCCAACTCATGATCACTGTTGGTATTCTATTCTCCTATGTCGTTGGATCTTACACATCTGTTTtcgtattcaatattctttgtACATGTATACCTATTGTGTTTGGAATTATATTCTTCTTCATGCCAGAAAGTCCTAGCTTCTTGGTAATGAAGAATCGTAATGACGAAGCGAAGGAAGCACTGACTCGACTTAGAGGCCGGAGTTACGATGTTGACGGTGAATTGGACAACTTGAAGTTCAAAGCGGAACAGAACAGTAATAGCCAGACCTCATTCCTTTCTAACATCACAAAGAAAACTGCCCTTAAAGCTCTGCTGATTTGCTACGCTTTGATGTTGTTCCAACAGTTGTCTGGTATCAATGCCGTCTTGTTCAATACGTCTACGATATTCAGCAGTGCGGGCGCTGCAATTCCGGCAGAAATTGCCACAATCATCATCGGTGTCATTCAAGTCATAGCTACATTCATCTCTTCCGTGGTCGTCGACAAACTCGGCAGGAGAATCCTCCTTCTTTTCTCAGCTCTGGTCATGTGTCTGTGCACAACCGCCCTTGGAGTCTACTTCTTCTTGCTGGAGAAACACGGAGCCGATGCCGACATCCTCAAGACCATTTCTTGGCTGCCACTGCTGTCTCTTTCTCTGTTCATCATTGCGTTCTCCTTCGGTTTCGGCCCGATCCCTTGGATGATGGCTGGAGAGCTCTGCCTGATTCAAATCAAGGCGTTCGTTTCTTCCACAGCTGGCACCTTCAACTGGCTTCTTAGCTTCACCGTCACGAGCACGTTCAACTCTTTGAACCAAGCCATTGGGTCAGGCCAAGTGTTCTGGTTATTCGCCGGAATCATGCTTCTAGGATTCATCTTTATCTTCTTCATTGTCCCAGAAACTAAAGGCAAGAGCGTGGATGAAATCCAACTCATGTTAGGCGGTGAACCGCAGCCTCAGAGAGCCAATGACacagaaaagaaataa
- the LOC126372754 gene encoding facilitated trehalose transporter Tret1 isoform X4, with the protein MADKQEPGETIGLLENKRAEGRNGAMGDVGVSQSVLVEPRGDSGRKLPQYIAALSATLGALAAGSMLGWSSPVMYKIFQPNSTEYDFTITESQRDWISSLINLGAAAVCFPIGLVMDSIGRKKTMLLLVLPFTLGWLLITFARNVGMLFAGRFITGIAGGAFCVTAPAYTSEIAQDAIRGTLGTYFQLMITVGILFSYVVGSYTSVFVFNILCTCIPIVFGIIFFFMPESPSFLVMKNRNDEAKEALTRLRGRSYDVDGELDNLKFKAEQNSNSQTSFLSNITKKTALKALLICYALMLFQQLSGINAVLFNTSTIFSSAGAAIPAEIATIIIGVIQVIATFISSVVVDKLGRRILLLFSALVMCLCTTALGVYFFLLEKHGADADILKTISWLPLLSLSLFIIAFSFGFGPIPWMMAGELCLIQIKAFVSSTAGTFNWLLSFTVTSTFNSLNQAIGSGQVFWLFAGIMLLGFIFIFFIVPETKGKSVDEIQLMLGGEPQPQRANDTEKK; encoded by the exons AGAGCGGAAGGCAGGAACGGCGCGATGGGTGACGTCGGCGTGTCCCAGTCCGTGTTGGTGGAGCCCCGCGGGGACTCCGGCCGCAAGCTGCCGCAGTACATCGCTGCTTTGTCAG CTACCCTCGGAGCGTTGGCTGCCGGTTCGATGCTCGGTTGGTCTTCACCAGTAATGTACAAGATATTCCAACCGAACAGCACTGAATACGACTTCACGATCACCGAGTCCCAACGCGACTGGATCTCATcgctcatcaaccttggtgctGCCGCTGTCTGCTTCCCTATTGGTCTGGTGATGGACTCTATAGGACGCAAGAAAACTATGTTGCTCCTCGTCCTACCCTTCACTTTAGGCTGGTTACTCATAACTTTCGCCAGAAACGTCGGTATGCTCTTCGCTGGAAGGTTCATCACTGGTATAGCCGGCGGCGCCTTCTGCGTCACAGCTCCAGCGTATACCAGTGAAATCGCCCAAGACGCCATCCGAGGAACGCTTGGAACATACTTCCAACTCATGATCACTGTTGGTATTCTATTCTCCTATGTCGTTGGATCTTACACATCTGTTTtcgtattcaatattctttgtACATGTATACCTATTGTGTTTGGAATTATATTCTTCTTCATGCCAGAAAGTCCTAGCTTCTTGGTAATGAAGAATCGTAATGACGAAGCGAAGGAAGCACTGACTCGACTTAGAGGCCGGAGTTACGATGTTGACGGTGAATTGGACAACTTGAAGTTCAAAGCGGAACAGAACAGTAATAGCCAGACCTCATTCCTTTCTAACATCACAAAGAAAACTGCCCTTAAAGCTCTGCTGATTTGCTACGCTTTGATGTTGTTCCAACAGTTGTCTGGTATCAATGCCGTCTTGTTCAATACGTCTACGATATTCAGCAGTGCGGGCGCTGCAATTCCGGCAGAAATTGCCACAATCATCATCGGTGTCATTCAAGTCATAGCTACATTCATCTCTTCCGTGGTCGTCGACAAACTCGGCAGGAGAATCCTCCTTCTTTTCTCAGCTCTGGTCATGTGTCTGTGCACAACCGCCCTTGGAGTCTACTTCTTCTTGCTGGAGAAACACGGAGCCGATGCCGACATCCTCAAGACCATTTCTTGGCTGCCACTGCTGTCTCTTTCTCTGTTCATCATTGCGTTCTCCTTCGGTTTCGGCCCGATCCCTTGGATGATGGCTGGAGAGCTCTGCCTGATTCAAATCAAGGCGTTCGTTTCTTCCACAGCTGGCACCTTCAACTGGCTTCTTAGCTTCACCGTCACGAGCACGTTCAACTCTTTGAACCAAGCCATTGGGTCAGGCCAAGTGTTCTGGTTATTCGCCGGAATCATGCTTCTAGGATTCATCTTTATCTTCTTCATTGTCCCAGAAACTAAAGGCAAGAGCGTGGATGAAATCCAACTCATGTTAGGCGGTGAACCGCAGCCTCAGAGAGCCAATGACacagaaaagaaataa